Sequence from the Drosophila subpulchrella strain 33 F10 #4 breed RU33 chromosome 3R, RU_Dsub_v1.1 Primary Assembly, whole genome shotgun sequence genome:
TTTTCCACCTTTTTGATTCTCGTAAAAATGTTTTCCTCGCTATCGGTACTTAAGCCCATGTATGATTCAATTGCCTGTAGACGCGAATTGGGCAGCGCTTTTCTCATTTCTTTGGATGGGTCGCTTTGGCCGTCACGCGATCCCATTAGTTTGTTCAGTTCAAGCTCGTAGTTAGGCCGCAACTCCATTTGTTGGGGACCACAGCGATTGTTTACCCGTCGGACTGTTTGATGTTGTTTATATAATGAAGAAGTTTAATTATAGAAGTAGTACCCACCTTTTAAATGACAATTCGACTGCTCCTGCTTTATAATTGTGCTCTGTGTACGAGCGCAGGAATCGCTTAAGTCTTTCTCTGAGTCAGCGAAAGACGATTTGAAGTCAATTACATTTTGCGAGTTGATCTCGGCTCGTTTTCTGTTGACAAAACATTCTAAACGCTTGGCTAACTCGGCGTCATTAACTCTAATTTGCACCAGAGTTCGTGGAACGTCATGCGACTCCTCCACTTTGCAGGGACAAGCTGCGTAGTTAAAGGCACTTAGAGATTTCTCTGCAATGTACATGCACAGAGGAGAAGCGGTAGAAATTGTTATTGCTCGATTGTTAATTGTATTTACAAGtgtacaaataaaaataatacatgTCATGGTGGTTATTCATAGGATCTTACTGGGCCTGATGGACTCCTTGTTCTCCTTCCACGCACTGTCGTGGTCGCCCTCGTAAATTTCCTTTTTCCAGATGGGAACCCGGGTCTTGAGCTGGTCTATTGCAAACGATACTGATTCTAAGGCCTCTGATCGGTGTGGCGATGAGGCGGCTATAACTACACTGGCCTCGCAAACGGGCACTGTTCCTAATCGGTGATATATAACAATGTGCTTCAGCTCAGGCCATTTTGATCGAAGATCGGAgcatatttttttcatttccttAAGGGCCATGTTATCGTAGGCCTCGTACGCCAATGACACCACCTGGGAGGTCATAAAGTACAAATGAATCAAAGAATCTAATTGATTGAGATAGCAAACCCACCTTTTTGCCCTGAAAATTGTCGCGCGTTGTGCCCACAAAAACCGATGAAGCTCCGCAGCCTTCATCAGCCAGCAACTGATGGATATGGGCGATGTCTATGGGGTTGTTAACGAGTTTAACGTGATCCATGGTGAATGTGTTAGCCTCCACTGAGGGGCGGTATGATGGCCAGTTCGTCTCCCTCCTTGAACAGAATTCTATCACTCAGGTTATCAATATACGACTCGTTGTGGGCCAAAATCAGGTTATCCCGGATGGAGGTCAGGCCAAATCTGGACACCAGCTGGTCCAGCAGATCGGAGGCAATGATTTCGGTTGGCACATCCACTTTCGATCGGGTGGTATTGGCTAATTCCCGAGATTTGGCAAAAAACAGCACGTGCACATTGACAACAGGTCCATCCGTACTCATATTTACAAATGAAGATTGGAGATGACACAGCAGTCCGATATTCCGATTAGCTACGATTTCGATAGTTCATTTGGAACGAAATGGAATGGAATATATTACAGCTGATATGAATGAAAACTAATTTTACTATTAAATTTTagccaaaacaattaaaagtaCTCTAGTAAGGCAATAAGTGAAATAGATATTTAGTTTGGTAAATATACACGCCCAAAACACTTATTTATAATCCCAATCATCCTCAACACATACGCATATTATCGATACATTTGATTTGAAGTTCGTCCATCACTATATACACCGATATTTAATTTCGCCAggaataaaattgtttttattctgTTTCCATTTAGGTTTTTTACCTATCTATCATAGATAGCAAGTTTGTTAATATTTAATGATAAGCTAGCGCGATAGATAAATTCAATTTCTTTCGTTTTCCGTGTTGACATCGTCAACTTTTGATCTGGAACCATGAAGACACGTTTCAATACTTTTGATATAATCTGCGGAGTGGCCGAACTGCAAAAGTATGTAGTAACTACGATTATAACGATTTTGGGATAATGGCAAGGTGATATTTATGTTCCAGGTTGGTCGGCTGGCGAGTGAATCAGATCTATGACGTGGATAACAAGACCTATCTCTTCCGGATGCAGGGGACCGGAGCGGTGGAGAAGGTAACCCTGCTGCTAGAATCCGGCACCCGGTTCCATACCACTCGATTCGAATGGCCCAAGAATATGGCCCCATCTGGATTCAGCATGAAGCTGAGAAAGCACTTAAAGAACAAGCGCCTGGAGAA
This genomic interval carries:
- the LOC119556139 gene encoding molybdopterin synthase catalytic subunit, whose translation is MDHVKLVNNPIDIAHIHQLLADEGCGASSVFVGTTRDNFQGKKVVSLAYEAYDNMALKEMKKICSDLRSKWPELKHIVIYHRLGTVPVCEASVVIAASSPHRSEALESVSFAIDQLKTRVPIWKKEIYEGDHDSAWKENKESIRPKKSLSAFNYAACPCKVEESHDVPRTLVQIRVNDAELAKRLECFVNRKRAEINSQNVIDFKSSFADSEKDLSDSCARTQSTIIKQEQSNCHLKVRRVNNRCGPQQMELRPNYELELNKLMGSRDGQSDPSKEMRKALPNSRLQAIESYMGLSTDSEENIFTRIKKVENRMLQLESISPEYRHFTTLVPQSLEPPPPKKIRKKSYSAHELSVFIQKMKDDRETNE
- the LOC119556148 gene encoding molybdopterin synthase sulfur carrier subunit gives rise to the protein MSTDGPVVNVHVLFFAKSRELANTTRSKVDVPTEIIASDLLDQLVSRFGLTSIRDNLILAHNESYIDNLSDRILFKEGDELAIIPPLSGG